The Streptomyces durmitorensis genome contains the following window.
CTCTCCCTTACGGTGCACCCGCGCGACCCAGTCCGCCGGTTTGGCGATCTCCGACTTGGTGGGCAGCGTGTTCGGCGAAGTCCAGACCCGGTTGAAGCCGTCCATACCGACCTCGCCGACGACCGCGCGCACGAAACGCTCGCCGTCGCGGTATTGGCGCAATTTCGCGTCGAGGCCGAGCAGCTTGCGCAGGGCCTGGTCAAGGCGGCTCGCCCCGCGCGCCCTGCGCTGCTGGAACTTCTCCCGGATCTCGTTGACGGAGGGCACCACGTCCGGCCCGACTCCGTCCATCACGAAGTCCGCATGGCCTTCGAGGAGCGACATGACGGCTGTCAGCCGGCCGAGGATCTCGCGCTGGGCGGGGGTCTGCACCAGCTCCACGATGGAGCGGCCCCCGTCGTCCTCCTCGCCCTCGGGGCGGCCGCCTGCGAGGGACTGGGCGGCTTCCCTGATGCGCTCGAGGACCGTCATGGGGTCGACCTCGGTCTCGGAGAGGAATGACTGGATCTCCCCCTCCAAGTGGTCCCGCAGCCAGGGCACGGCGGAGAACTGCGTGCGGTGCGTCTCCTCGTGCAGGCAGACCCAGAGCCTGAAGTCATGGGGGTCCACGTCGAGTTCGCGCTCGACGTGCACGATGTTCGGCGCCACGAGCAGGAGCCTGCCGCCGCCGTGCTCGCCCGCCGGGAGGTCGCGGGTGGCCGGGGCGAAGGTCTCGTACTGCCCGAGGACGCGGGAGGCGAGGAAGGAGAGCAGCATCCCGAGCTCGACGCCCGTGACCTTGCCGCCGACCGCGCCGAGCACGGCGCCGCCTGGGCCGCTGCGCCGGTCCTGCATCTTGTCCAGGAGGGGCTTGAGGATCTCCCGGAACCCGGCGACGTTGGCCCGGATCCACCCGGCCCGGTCGACCACGAGCACCGGGGTGTCGTGGATGTCCTCCGTGCCCATCCGGGTGAAGGAACGGACATGTTCCTCCGAGGACTTCGCATGCTTCCGGAGCTCGGCGACGATGGCCCGCGCCTCGTCCCGGCTCACTTCTGGACCCGGCCGGACGAGCCGGGTCGCGGTCGCCACCGCGAGATTCCAGTCGACCATCTCCGCACCACCGATGCTCGTCATGCGTCAACGGTACGTGGTCGACTCCGCCTGCGGAGGGGGTTGAGCCCCGAGATTGCCCCACTCCGGGCCCCTAGGGGCCAACGGGAAGGAATTGCTCCCCCCGAAACCACCGAAACCACCGCGACTGCCACTACCGCCGCTACCGCCGGTCCGGCGACGCGACGACGGACGAGACACCACCCCACCGGCCGGGGGTCCGGGGGTTGCCCCCGGGAAAACACAGCCAGTCGACCATCTCCGCACCACCGATGCTCCCCATGCACCACCAGCACCTGACCGACCCCACCCCCAGAAGGCGCCGAGCCCCGCGACTGCCCCACTCCGGGCTCGTAAGGGTCACACCACCCAGCCCGTCATCACCGGCACCCACACGTCGCCACCGCCGAAGCCATCCGGTCGAGTGCCCCCTGTGCCGCCTTGGGGCCCGTCGTGCCTGTTGTCATGAAGGCGAAGACCAGGAGGCGGCCGTCCGTGTCCACGACCGTGCCCGCCAGGGTGTTCACGCCCGTCAGGGTGCCGGTCTTGGCGCGTACTACGCCCGTGCCCGGGGAGTCCTTGGGGTAGCGGTCGACCAGTGTGCCCGTGAAGCCGGCCACCGGCAGGCCCGTCACGACCGAGCGCAGTTCGGGGTGGGCCGGGTCGGCGGCGCGGGCCAGGAGTGCGGAGAGCAGTTCGGCCGAGCTGCGGTCGGCCCGGTCCAGGCCGCTGCCGTCCGCGAACTTCGTTCCCTTGAGGGGGAGTTGGGACTTCTTCAGTTGGGCGTTGATCGCTCTGTCCGCGCCGTCGAAGCTGGCCGGCTCCTTCGAGGCGAGCGCCGTCTGCCGGGCGAGCGCCTCCGCGATGTCGTTGTCGCTGTGCGTCAGCATCCGCTCGACCAGCGCGGACAGCGGCGCCGACTCGACCTTGGCGAGGGACTCGGCCCGGTCGCTCGCCTTGGACGGGCCGGGGTCTCTCTCGTCCTTCTTGCCCTTGGCACCCGCGTCCGCGCCCGTCTCAATGCCCTGTTCCTCCAGGAGCTCCGCGAACTTCTTCGCCGCGTCGCCCGCCGGATCCCCCGAGCGCGGGGCCGGCCCGCTGGAGGAGTCGTCGAGGCGGCCCTCGTCGGCCATCAGGGCGCTGACCAGCGTGAGGTTCTCGTTCGGGCCGATGGGGTGCTGCTCCTCCCCCGTGTAGAGGGAGGTGTCG
Protein-coding sequences here:
- a CDS encoding zinc-dependent metalloprotease, which translates into the protein MTSIGGAEMVDWNLAVATATRLVRPGPEVSRDEARAIVAELRKHAKSSEEHVRSFTRMGTEDIHDTPVLVVDRAGWIRANVAGFREILKPLLDKMQDRRSGPGGAVLGAVGGKVTGVELGMLLSFLASRVLGQYETFAPATRDLPAGEHGGGRLLLVAPNIVHVERELDVDPHDFRLWVCLHEETHRTQFSAVPWLRDHLEGEIQSFLSETEVDPMTVLERIREAAQSLAGGRPEGEEDDGGRSIVELVQTPAQREILGRLTAVMSLLEGHADFVMDGVGPDVVPSVNEIREKFQQRRARGASRLDQALRKLLGLDAKLRQYRDGERFVRAVVGEVGMDGFNRVWTSPNTLPTKSEIAKPADWVARVHRKGE
- the dacB gene encoding D-alanyl-D-alanine carboxypeptidase/D-alanyl-D-alanine endopeptidase, with amino-acid sequence MPELKPWQKTWQQVRRLAGQLPKPPAPKIPAALRAPAKLKTWQLTAGAATVGLAVAAGAVAAAGPWDSSGQRTAERDWAASQEAGGGTDHGGRTSGRAPAAAPSAPSVLRGLGAPVGSAHGGSAPAPDGKALAGVLDPLLKDKALGPERSAVVIDAGTGRRVYGKGGGDALTPASTTKIATAVAALTSAGADHRITTKTVIEPDSKDVVLVGGGDPTLTARKDGPYSDSAASLRELAQDTARALKDRGTDKVNLSYDTSLYTGEEQHPIGPNENLTLVSALMADEGRLDDSSSGPAPRSGDPAGDAAKKFAELLEEQGIETGADAGAKGKKDERDPGPSKASDRAESLAKVESAPLSALVERMLTHSDNDIAEALARQTALASKEPASFDGADRAINAQLKKSQLPLKGTKFADGSGLDRADRSSAELLSALLARAADPAHPELRSVVTGLPVAGFTGTLVDRYPKDSPGTGVVRAKTGTLTGVNTLAGTVVDTDGRLLVFAFMTTGTTGPKAAQGALDRMASAVATCGCR